In a genomic window of Venatoribacter cucullus:
- a CDS encoding Wzz/FepE/Etk N-terminal domain-containing protein, translating to MNQGQYNHAADEIDLFDLIDDIKEKWYWLIGTGLVSVVLAGLYAFMATPTFQTEVVYKPVTEAELLPLNQPRLKDVFDIAADKSYMTAEQAFKDVRAQALSGSLLREFYNLLLSEKDPQLLPLIFNEKISPEQNFSKFTERFSSVDPGAKQNDVFLRLKFELSDAALASAVLNRYSDFMLQKHRDETREAVSMRIEAKLDQWRIQADEMRTKYLAEKERRLLTLEEAAAVAASINQQRPLYDAERVSVGAQPPLYMMGEKALRSEITQLKGRAQRGEDAYIAGLPELLWKIKTVEETQIAWNRVKYIQLDQSAIVPLSAIKPRKLLVLALGAVAGGMAGIMFALMAAAQVRRRQRKLNEKARS from the coding sequence ATGAATCAGGGACAGTACAACCACGCAGCCGATGAAATTGATCTGTTTGATCTGATCGATGATATCAAGGAGAAATGGTACTGGCTGATCGGTACCGGCTTGGTCAGCGTAGTGCTGGCGGGTTTGTATGCTTTTATGGCAACTCCTACCTTTCAGACCGAAGTGGTGTACAAGCCTGTTACTGAAGCGGAATTGTTGCCGCTGAACCAGCCGCGTCTGAAAGATGTGTTCGATATTGCTGCAGATAAAAGTTATATGACCGCTGAGCAGGCGTTTAAGGATGTGCGTGCTCAGGCCCTTTCGGGGTCATTATTGCGGGAATTTTATAACCTGTTGCTCAGTGAAAAAGATCCGCAGCTGTTGCCGTTGATTTTTAATGAAAAAATTTCACCGGAGCAGAATTTCAGCAAATTTACCGAGCGTTTCAGCAGCGTGGACCCGGGCGCTAAGCAAAATGATGTTTTTTTACGGCTGAAATTTGAGCTGTCTGATGCAGCACTGGCCAGTGCAGTACTCAATCGTTACAGCGATTTTATGTTGCAAAAACATCGTGATGAAACCCGTGAAGCGGTCAGTATGCGTATTGAAGCCAAACTGGACCAGTGGCGGATTCAGGCGGATGAAATGCGTACCAAATATCTGGCTGAAAAAGAGCGTCGCCTGCTGACTTTGGAAGAAGCCGCAGCGGTTGCAGCCAGCATTAATCAGCAGCGCCCACTGTACGATGCTGAACGTGTTTCCGTGGGCGCTCAGCCTCCGCTGTATATGATGGGTGAAAAAGCCTTGCGCTCAGAAATTACCCAATTAAAAGGGCGCGCTCAGCGCGGCGAGGATGCTTATATTGCTGGCTTGCCTGAATTACTGTGGAAAATTAAAACGGTAGAAGAAACCCAAATTGCCTGGAATCGGGTGAAATATATTCAGCTGGATCAGTCTGCTATTGTGCCGTTGTCGGCGATTAAACCACGCAAGTTGCTGGTCCTGGCACTGGGTGCTGTCGCAGGTGGCATGGCTGGTATTATGTTTGCACTGATGGCCGCTGCACAGGTGCGGCGTCGCCAGCGGAAACTGAATGAAAAAGCACGTAGTTGA
- the serC gene encoding 3-phosphoserine/phosphohydroxythreonine transaminase has product MTRLYNFCAGPAALPLPVLEQARDEITDWHGKGLSIMEMSHRSKEFVAVAAQAEQDLRDLLKIPANYKVLFMQGGAHSQFSMVPMNLLRGGKKADYIVTGQWSKKAVGEAKRYADVHIAASTEGNNFTSVPAQHELDLSADAAYVHYCPNETIGGVKFDYIPDVGDKVLVADYSSSILSEPIDVSKFGLIYAGAQKNIGPAGICVVIVREDLLGDTLPGTPTMFDYKVCADNDSMYNTPPTYSWYLAGLVFQWLKAQGGVEGIAVVNHRKAAKLYDYIDNSGFYANPVVKNNRSIMNVPFTLQDAALDKTFLAESEAAGLLNLAGHRSVGGMRASIYNAVSEEAVDALIAFMADFAKRHG; this is encoded by the coding sequence ATGACCCGACTGTATAACTTCTGTGCCGGCCCGGCCGCGTTGCCACTGCCTGTTCTGGAACAAGCCCGCGATGAAATAACCGATTGGCACGGCAAAGGCCTGTCGATTATGGAAATGAGCCACCGCAGTAAAGAGTTTGTGGCAGTGGCGGCGCAGGCTGAACAGGATCTGCGTGATCTGTTAAAAATTCCGGCCAATTACAAAGTGCTGTTTATGCAGGGCGGCGCCCACAGTCAGTTCAGCATGGTGCCGATGAACCTGCTGCGCGGTGGCAAAAAAGCTGACTATATCGTTACCGGTCAGTGGTCCAAGAAGGCCGTGGGCGAAGCCAAGCGCTATGCCGATGTACATATTGCGGCCAGCACCGAAGGCAATAATTTCACGTCTGTACCGGCGCAGCACGAGCTGGACCTGAGTGCGGATGCCGCCTATGTGCATTATTGCCCGAACGAAACCATTGGCGGGGTGAAGTTTGATTACATTCCCGATGTCGGCGACAAAGTGCTGGTGGCGGATTATTCTTCGTCGATTTTGTCTGAGCCGATTGATGTATCGAAATTCGGTTTAATTTACGCCGGCGCACAGAAAAACATTGGTCCTGCCGGTATCTGTGTGGTGATCGTCCGTGAAGATCTGCTGGGTGACACTCTGCCGGGCACGCCGACCATGTTTGATTACAAAGTCTGTGCTGATAACGACTCCATGTACAACACGCCGCCGACCTACAGCTGGTATCTGGCCGGGCTGGTATTCCAGTGGCTGAAAGCTCAGGGCGGGGTAGAAGGCATTGCTGTGGTGAATCATCGCAAAGCCGCCAAACTGTACGATTACATTGATAACAGCGGTTTTTACGCCAACCCGGTGGTAAAAAATAACCGTTCCATTATGAACGTGCCGTTCACCCTGCAGGACGCCGCGCTGGATAAAACCTTCCTGGCGGAAAGCGAAGCGGCTGGCTTACTGAATTTAGCCGGTCACCGCAGTGTGGGTGGTATGCGTGCGTCCATTTATAACGCGGTTTCGGAAGAAGCCGTTGACGCTTTAATCGCCTTTATGGCGGATTTTGCCAAACGTCACGGTTGA
- the pheA gene encoding prephenate dehydratase, translated as MSEARELEQLRQQIDSLDQQIQSLINQRARCAQQVAEVKHKYAQPGEPVVFYRPEREAQVLRNVMARNEGPLPNEGMARLFREIMSQCLALEEPLQVAYLGPEGTFTQQAAVKHFGHAVTCRSQISIADVFREVESGAAHYGVVPVENSTEGVVTHTHDSFFDSSLKICGEVALRIHHNLLVTTPDQKVERIYSHAQSLGQCRRWLDQHYPGIERIAVSSNAEAARRASKEEGSAAIASEAAAELYQLHTQAANIEDRPDNTTRFLIIGRQPTTPSGDDKTSVLIASRNQPGALYQVLEPFHKAGISLTRIETRPARSGTWSYVFFIDFEGHRDDASIAPVMEELRNIAVDFRWLGSYPKAVM; from the coding sequence ATGAGTGAAGCCCGGGAACTTGAGCAGCTGCGCCAGCAGATCGACAGCTTAGATCAGCAGATTCAGAGCCTGATTAATCAGCGTGCCCGCTGTGCTCAGCAGGTGGCCGAGGTTAAGCATAAATATGCTCAGCCGGGTGAACCCGTGGTGTTTTATCGCCCGGAGCGCGAAGCGCAGGTGTTGCGTAATGTGATGGCCCGTAATGAAGGCCCGCTGCCCAATGAGGGCATGGCGCGGTTATTCCGGGAAATTATGTCGCAATGTCTGGCGCTGGAAGAGCCGCTGCAGGTGGCCTATTTGGGCCCGGAAGGGACCTTTACCCAACAGGCAGCGGTGAAACATTTTGGCCATGCCGTTACCTGCCGCAGCCAGATTTCCATTGCTGATGTATTCCGCGAAGTGGAAAGCGGTGCTGCTCATTACGGCGTGGTGCCGGTGGAAAATTCCACCGAGGGCGTGGTTACCCACACGCACGACAGCTTTTTTGATTCCAGCCTGAAAATCTGCGGTGAAGTGGCGTTGCGTATACACCATAATTTGCTGGTTACAACTCCGGATCAGAAGGTTGAGCGCATTTATTCCCATGCGCAGTCGCTGGGCCAGTGCCGGCGCTGGCTGGATCAGCATTACCCGGGAATTGAGCGCATTGCGGTCAGCTCCAACGCCGAAGCGGCGCGGCGGGCCAGTAAAGAAGAAGGCAGCGCGGCGATTGCCAGCGAAGCGGCGGCCGAGCTGTATCAGCTGCATACCCAGGCGGCCAATATTGAAGACCGTCCGGATAACACCACGCGCTTCCTGATTATTGGTCGTCAGCCCACCACCCCCAGTGGCGATGATAAAACCTCGGTATTAATTGCCAGCCGCAATCAGCCGGGGGCCCTGTATCAGGTGCTGGAGCCGTTCCACAAAGCAGGTATCAGCCTGACCCGGATTGAAACCCGGCCCGCGCGCAGCGGTACCTGGAGCTATGTATTTTTTATTGATTTTGAAGGCCACCGCGACGATGCCAGCATCGCGCCGGTGATGGAAGAATTACGCAATATTGCGGTGGATTTCCGCTGGTTAGGCTCTTACCCCAAAGCAGTGATGTAA
- the hisC gene encoding histidinol-phosphate transaminase has translation MTVNFQQLAVTGVQSLQPYQPGKPIDELARELGLNEADIVKLASNENPLGPSPKALAAAQAALTDMTLYPDGAGFVLKKALCDKLGIQPQQIVLGNGSSDILDFITRVFVNDGDNVVTSQHAFAIYGLVAKMVGAECINVPAKNFGHDLDAMAAAINDRTRIVFVTNPNNPTGTWLKKDELVAFLNKVPAQVLVLLDEAYFEYVQEADYPDGIQLLPQYPNLIIARTFSKAYGLAALRVGYSVSSPELADLMNRVRPPFNVNSVALAAAAAALADDDYVARSVAENTAGMQQLTNAFAAMNLSYIPSVGNFIAFKVPAGVKAMDVYNQLLGKGVIVRPVGNYEMPDYLRVSIGTAAENTAFIHALQAVLS, from the coding sequence ATGACAGTGAATTTTCAGCAGTTAGCCGTGACCGGCGTACAAAGTCTGCAGCCGTATCAGCCGGGTAAGCCCATCGATGAGCTGGCGCGTGAGTTGGGCCTGAACGAAGCCGACATCGTTAAACTGGCCAGCAATGAAAACCCGCTCGGCCCCAGTCCGAAAGCATTGGCGGCGGCGCAGGCAGCGCTGACGGATATGACCCTGTACCCGGACGGTGCCGGTTTTGTGCTGAAAAAAGCCTTGTGTGACAAGCTCGGCATTCAGCCGCAGCAAATTGTATTGGGCAACGGCTCCAGCGATATCCTCGATTTTATTACCCGGGTGTTCGTCAATGACGGCGACAACGTGGTGACCTCGCAGCACGCCTTCGCTATTTATGGTCTGGTGGCCAAAATGGTTGGTGCCGAATGCATTAATGTACCGGCGAAAAACTTTGGCCATGATCTGGATGCGATGGCCGCCGCCATTAATGATCGTACCCGCATCGTCTTCGTCACCAACCCGAATAATCCGACCGGCACTTGGCTGAAAAAAGACGAGTTGGTCGCGTTTTTAAATAAAGTACCGGCGCAGGTCCTGGTGCTGCTGGACGAAGCCTATTTTGAGTATGTGCAGGAAGCCGACTACCCGGATGGTATTCAGCTGTTACCGCAGTATCCGAACCTGATTATCGCCCGTACCTTCTCCAAGGCTTATGGTCTGGCGGCCTTGCGCGTCGGTTACAGTGTCTCCAGCCCCGAACTGGCCGATTTAATGAACCGGGTGCGGCCGCCGTTTAACGTTAATTCGGTGGCGCTGGCTGCTGCCGCGGCGGCGTTAGCGGATGACGATTATGTGGCGCGCAGCGTGGCGGAAAATACTGCGGGTATGCAGCAGTTAACTAACGCTTTTGCAGCCATGAACCTCAGTTATATTCCGTCGGTGGGTAATTTTATTGCTTTTAAAGTACCGGCTGGTGTGAAAGCCATGGATGTGTACAACCAGCTGCTTGGTAAGGGCGTAATTGTTCGTCCGGTCGGTAATTACGAAATGCCGGATTATCTGCGTGTTTCTATCGGCACGGCCGCGGAAAACACCGCGTTTATTCATGCGTTGCAAGCGGTGCTGTCTTGA
- a CDS encoding bifunctional prephenate dehydrogenase/3-phosphoshikimate 1-carboxyvinyltransferase, with translation MSAETPFFIPRLSIIGLGLIGCSWAKGLRVRGCVGEVLGYDRNLDSMQEALNSGIIDRISSDLAAAVAGADLVIISVPILAVRQVLQEIAPHLAAHAVITDVGSVKGSVADDVAAVFGADFPRFVLGHPIAGSERSGVSAADENLYVRHKVIITPQPHTDKTALRLVRRAWRAVEADVESMDVVHHDEVLAATSHLPHLMAYSLVDTLANTHENKEIFNYAAGGFRDFTRIAASSPVMWRDIFSANKTQILKTLDLFTHDLHFLRAAIEADDTTTVMGVLTRAKVARDHFSKILARRAYVEPMKTASVTYIASPSGALTGTFRVPGDKSISHRSIMLGSLAEGTTEVTGFLEGEDSLATLQAFRDMGVVIEGPHRGRVTIHGVGLHGLQPPPGPLYLGNSGTSMRLLAGLMAGQTFDVEMSGDASLSKRPMGRVADPLKRMGAVVDTADGGRPPIKVHGAGKLTGIHYDLPMASAQVKSCVLLAGLYAEGETSVTEPAPTRDHTERMLKGFGYDVQVNGNTVTLRSGGKLTATNIDVPADISSAAFFMVGASIAEGSDITLEHVGMNPTRDGIINILRAMGGNIEVLNPREVGGEPVADIRIRSARLKGIHIPEDQVPLAIDEFPALFIAAACAEGETILTGAEELRVKESDRIQVMIDGLTTLGVQAEGTADGAIIQGLGHSGLLGGGEVISHGDHRIAMSFAMASLRASSAITILDCANVATSFPGFVDLANNAGLELDVLTTKA, from the coding sequence TTGAGTGCGGAAACCCCTTTCTTTATTCCCCGCCTGAGTATTATCGGGCTGGGTTTAATTGGCTGCTCCTGGGCTAAGGGTTTGCGTGTGCGCGGCTGTGTTGGCGAAGTGCTGGGCTACGACCGTAATCTGGATTCCATGCAGGAAGCGCTGAACAGCGGCATTATTGACCGTATTAGCTCTGACCTGGCGGCGGCGGTTGCGGGTGCTGACCTGGTGATTATTTCCGTACCTATTCTGGCGGTACGGCAGGTGCTGCAGGAAATTGCACCGCATCTGGCTGCCCATGCGGTGATTACTGATGTGGGCTCGGTTAAAGGCTCGGTGGCGGACGATGTGGCGGCGGTGTTCGGTGCCGATTTTCCGCGTTTTGTGCTGGGCCACCCCATTGCCGGTTCCGAGCGCAGTGGTGTAAGTGCTGCCGACGAAAATCTGTACGTGCGGCACAAGGTGATTATTACCCCGCAACCGCATACCGATAAAACCGCGCTGCGGTTGGTGCGCCGGGCATGGCGGGCGGTGGAAGCCGACGTGGAAAGCATGGACGTGGTGCATCACGATGAAGTACTGGCCGCCACCAGCCATCTGCCGCATCTGATGGCCTATTCACTGGTGGATACGCTGGCCAATACCCACGAAAACAAAGAAATTTTTAATTACGCTGCCGGCGGCTTCCGCGATTTTACCCGCATTGCCGCCAGCAGCCCGGTTATGTGGCGGGATATTTTTTCTGCCAATAAAACGCAGATTCTGAAAACACTCGATCTGTTTACCCACGATCTGCATTTTTTACGCGCGGCCATTGAAGCCGATGACACCACCACCGTCATGGGGGTGCTGACCCGGGCCAAAGTGGCGCGCGATCATTTCTCTAAAATACTTGCCCGCAGGGCCTATGTAGAACCTATGAAAACGGCATCTGTTACTTATATCGCTTCACCTTCCGGCGCGCTGACCGGCACCTTCCGTGTGCCCGGCGATAAATCCATTTCCCACCGTTCCATCATGCTGGGATCGCTGGCCGAAGGCACCACGGAAGTGACTGGCTTTCTGGAAGGCGAAGACAGCCTGGCGACGCTGCAGGCGTTCCGCGATATGGGCGTGGTGATTGAAGGCCCACACCGTGGCCGGGTGACCATTCATGGTGTCGGTCTGCACGGTCTGCAGCCGCCACCGGGGCCGCTGTATCTGGGTAACTCCGGAACCTCTATGCGCTTGCTGGCGGGCTTAATGGCCGGCCAGACCTTTGATGTGGAGATGAGTGGCGATGCGTCGTTGTCCAAGCGTCCGATGGGCCGGGTGGCCGATCCGCTGAAACGGATGGGCGCGGTGGTGGATACCGCCGACGGCGGCCGTCCGCCCATTAAAGTGCACGGCGCGGGTAAGCTGACCGGCATTCACTACGATCTGCCGATGGCCAGCGCCCAGGTGAAAAGCTGTGTGCTGCTGGCCGGCCTGTACGCCGAAGGCGAAACCTCGGTAACCGAACCAGCCCCGACCCGTGACCATACCGAGCGGATGCTGAAAGGCTTTGGCTACGACGTGCAGGTGAACGGCAACACCGTCACCCTGCGTTCCGGTGGCAAACTGACCGCCACCAATATCGACGTACCAGCCGATATTTCCTCGGCCGCCTTCTTTATGGTGGGGGCCAGCATTGCCGAAGGATCGGATATTACCCTTGAGCACGTCGGCATGAACCCGACCCGCGATGGCATCATCAATATCCTGCGCGCCATGGGCGGCAATATTGAGGTGCTGAACCCGCGTGAAGTCGGCGGTGAGCCGGTAGCCGATATCCGTATCCGCAGCGCCAGACTGAAAGGCATTCATATTCCGGAAGATCAGGTGCCGCTGGCCATTGACGAATTTCCGGCGCTGTTTATTGCCGCCGCCTGTGCTGAAGGCGAAACCATTCTGACCGGCGCGGAAGAACTGCGCGTGAAAGAAAGCGACCGCATTCAGGTGATGATCGACGGCCTCACCACGCTGGGCGTACAGGCCGAAGGTACTGCCGACGGTGCCATCATTCAGGGTCTGGGCCACAGTGGCCTGCTCGGTGGCGGCGAAGTGATCAGCCACGGCGACCACCGCATTGCCATGAGCTTTGCCATGGCGTCATTGCGGGCGTCCAGCGCCATCACCATTCTGGATTGTGCCAACGTCGCGACCTCGTTCCCGGGCTTTGTCGATCTGGCTAACAATGCTGGCCTGGAACTGGATGTGCTGACCACCAAGGCCTGA
- the cmk gene encoding (d)CMP kinase, whose protein sequence is MNTQAPVITIDGPSGAGKGTVCARLAQVLNWQLLDSGALYRITGLAASRKGLALDDEAAVAAVAAALDVRFEPTPVGVRVILEGDDVTSTIRTEEVGSLASQVAALPAVRDALLQRQRDFRTAPGVIADGRDMGTVVFPDAPVKVFLTASAEERGQRRYKQLLEKGFHASLPALIEDIRARDERDSNRAVAPLKPAQDAVLIDSTSMSIEEVCDQVMNLVRTAGLI, encoded by the coding sequence ATGAATACTCAGGCTCCTGTAATCACCATCGATGGCCCGTCCGGTGCCGGCAAAGGTACGGTGTGTGCCCGTCTGGCGCAGGTGCTGAACTGGCAACTGCTGGATAGCGGGGCGCTGTACCGTATCACCGGCCTGGCCGCCAGCCGCAAGGGCCTGGCACTGGATGACGAAGCTGCCGTGGCGGCGGTGGCGGCGGCGCTGGATGTGCGCTTTGAACCGACTCCGGTGGGCGTGCGTGTGATTCTGGAAGGCGACGATGTCACCAGCACCATCCGTACCGAAGAAGTGGGCAGTCTGGCCTCCCAGGTGGCGGCCTTGCCGGCAGTGCGCGATGCGCTGCTGCAGCGTCAGCGCGACTTCCGTACCGCCCCGGGTGTGATTGCCGACGGCCGCGATATGGGCACGGTGGTGTTCCCTGATGCGCCGGTGAAAGTATTCCTCACCGCCAGTGCCGAGGAACGCGGTCAGCGCCGCTACAAACAGTTGCTTGAAAAGGGCTTTCATGCTAGTTTGCCGGCCCTTATCGAAGACATCCGGGCCCGCGATGAGCGTGACAGCAACCGTGCTGTTGCCCCATTGAAGCCAGCGCAAGATGCTGTGCTGATCGACAGCACCTCAATGAGTATTGAGGAAGTGTGCGATCAGGTTATGAATCTTGTCCGAACAGCAGGACTGATCTGA
- the rpsA gene encoding 30S ribosomal protein S1: MSESFAALFEESLKELDMQTGSIVTGTVVDIDSDWVTVNAGLKSEAVIPRVQFLNEKGELEVKIGDTTQVSLEAVEDGFGETKLSREKAKRAESWIELEKAFEADEMVMGIINGKVKGGFTVELKNIRAFLPGSLVDVRPVRDTAHLEGKELEFKVIKLDAKRNNVVVSRRAVLEAANSQEREELLANLQEGQSVKGIVKNLTDYGAFVDLGGVDGLLHITDMAWKRIKHPSEIVAVGDEIDVKVLKFDRERNRVSLGLKQLGDDPWVSINERYPENARVKARVTNLTDYGCFAELEEGVEGLVHVSEMDWTNKNIHPSKVVQVGDEIDVMVLDIDEERRRISLGIKQCTMNPWEEFGTKFNKGDKINGKIKSITDFGIFIGLDGGIDGLVHLSDISWNETGEEAVRRYKKGDELETVILSIDPERERISLGVKQLESDPFSEFVAENDKGTLVTGKVIAVEAKSATVEIAPGVEATLKASEISRDKVEDARNALNEGDTVEAVITAVDRKNRTISLSVKSKDDVADKAALKEQRAKAEAEMTGPTTIGDLLKEQLNKNS, translated from the coding sequence ATGAGCGAAAGCTTTGCAGCACTGTTTGAAGAATCCCTGAAAGAACTGGACATGCAGACTGGTTCCATCGTGACCGGTACCGTTGTTGATATCGACAGCGACTGGGTTACTGTGAACGCTGGCCTGAAATCAGAAGCCGTTATTCCGCGTGTACAGTTCCTGAACGAAAAAGGTGAGCTGGAAGTTAAAATCGGCGACACCACTCAGGTTTCTCTGGAAGCCGTTGAAGATGGTTTCGGTGAAACCAAGCTCTCCCGCGAAAAAGCCAAGCGTGCTGAAAGCTGGATCGAGCTGGAAAAAGCCTTCGAAGCTGACGAAATGGTCATGGGTATCATCAACGGTAAAGTCAAAGGTGGCTTCACTGTTGAACTGAAAAACATCCGTGCGTTCCTGCCAGGCTCTCTGGTAGACGTGCGTCCTGTGCGCGATACCGCTCACCTGGAAGGCAAAGAGCTGGAATTCAAAGTTATCAAGCTGGACGCCAAGCGTAACAACGTTGTGGTATCCCGTCGTGCCGTTCTGGAAGCTGCTAACAGCCAGGAACGCGAAGAACTGCTGGCTAACCTGCAGGAAGGCCAGTCTGTTAAAGGTATCGTTAAGAACCTGACCGACTACGGTGCATTCGTAGATCTGGGCGGTGTTGACGGCCTGCTGCACATCACTGACATGGCGTGGAAACGCATCAAGCACCCGAGCGAAATCGTTGCTGTTGGCGATGAAATCGACGTTAAAGTGCTGAAGTTTGACCGCGAGCGCAACCGTGTGTCTCTGGGTCTGAAGCAGCTGGGTGATGATCCGTGGGTCAGCATCAACGAGCGTTACCCGGAAAATGCCCGTGTGAAAGCACGCGTAACCAACCTGACTGACTACGGCTGCTTCGCTGAGCTGGAAGAAGGCGTTGAAGGTCTGGTGCACGTTTCTGAAATGGATTGGACCAACAAGAACATCCACCCGAGCAAAGTCGTTCAGGTTGGTGATGAAATCGACGTAATGGTTCTGGACATCGATGAAGAACGTCGTCGTATTTCTCTGGGTATCAAGCAGTGCACCATGAACCCATGGGAAGAGTTCGGTACCAAGTTCAACAAAGGCGACAAGATCAACGGTAAGATCAAGTCCATCACTGACTTCGGTATCTTCATTGGTCTGGACGGCGGCATCGACGGTCTGGTTCACCTGTCTGACATTTCCTGGAACGAAACCGGCGAAGAAGCCGTACGTCGCTACAAGAAAGGTGATGAGCTGGAAACCGTTATCCTGTCTATCGACCCAGAGCGTGAGCGTATCTCTCTGGGCGTGAAACAGCTGGAAAGCGATCCGTTCTCTGAGTTCGTAGCTGAAAACGACAAAGGCACTCTGGTTACCGGTAAAGTGATTGCCGTAGAAGCCAAGTCTGCCACTGTTGAAATCGCTCCGGGCGTAGAAGCCACTCTGAAAGCGTCTGAAATCAGCCGCGACAAAGTGGAAGATGCCCGTAACGCTCTGAACGAAGGTGACACCGTTGAAGCGGTTATCACTGCCGTTGACCGTAAGAACCGCACCATCAGCCTGTCTGTTAAGTCTAAAGACGATGTAGCTGACAAAGCGGCTCTGAAAGAACAGCGCGCTAAAGCAGAAGCTGAGATGACTGGTCCGACCACCATCGGCGACCTGCTGAAAGAACAGCTGAACAAAAACAGCTGA
- a CDS encoding DUF3108 domain-containing protein has protein sequence MLIAHAPFRPLAATLLITLPASLLAALPAAADSAPETATNAVPVATAEPAAVLSHTNTVTAAATENRLTLQPFTVHYKTRYELGWFSFDIEGKRQLERLDNNRWRFTFDAEASIATLHESTEFSLQEQQLQPLLYRYQTTGFLNTPTQTVLFAPARQEITDAQNNKLYKDIWQPGVQDSLSYMLQASLDLAQGKTELNYPVFDEDKIREHRFVVVGEEPLDTAIGQLQAIKVQQIRSSNKRQLFAWFSPRHQYQLIRLAYYEKGKLRYQIDVSGIE, from the coding sequence ATGTTAATAGCCCACGCCCCCTTCCGGCCTCTGGCCGCCACCCTGCTGATAACACTGCCCGCCAGTCTGTTAGCAGCGCTGCCGGCCGCAGCTGACAGTGCACCGGAAACCGCAACCAATGCCGTGCCCGTGGCGACAGCAGAACCAGCCGCCGTGCTCAGCCATACCAACACAGTGACAGCAGCCGCCACAGAGAACCGCCTGACCCTGCAGCCCTTTACCGTGCATTATAAAACCCGTTATGAATTGGGCTGGTTCAGCTTTGATATTGAAGGCAAACGCCAGCTGGAACGGCTGGATAATAACCGCTGGCGCTTTACCTTTGATGCCGAAGCCAGTATCGCCACCCTGCACGAAAGCACTGAGTTCTCTTTACAGGAACAACAGCTGCAGCCACTGCTGTACCGTTACCAGACCACCGGCTTTCTGAACACACCCACGCAGACGGTGTTATTTGCACCGGCACGGCAAGAGATCACCGATGCGCAGAACAACAAGCTGTACAAGGATATCTGGCAGCCCGGCGTGCAGGACAGCCTCAGCTATATGCTGCAGGCCAGCCTGGATCTGGCACAGGGTAAAACCGAACTGAACTATCCGGTGTTTGATGAAGATAAAATCCGTGAACACCGTTTTGTTGTGGTCGGTGAAGAACCATTGGATACCGCCATCGGCCAACTGCAGGCCATTAAGGTGCAGCAGATCCGCAGCAGTAATAAACGGCAGTTGTTTGCCTGGTTCTCACCCCGGCATCAGTATCAGCTGATACGGCTGGCCTACTATGAAAAAGGCAAATTGCGCTATCAGATTGATGTCAGCGGCATCGAATAA
- the purN gene encoding phosphoribosylglycinamide formyltransferase: protein MNLSNAGAGHTPRLVILISGSGSNMLAIAEAISAGQIDADIAGVICNRPDAAGVQKARDRGLPTLVIDHKEYSSREAFDAELRQQIDDCEPDLVILAGFMRILTPAFVAHYEGRLLNIHPSLLPKYQGLNTHQRALDAGDSQHGVTVHFVTEVLDDGPNIIQAVVPVQPTDDATSLQQRVHAQEHIIYPIAVKWFVEGRLKMQGKQAMLDGNPLPASGLALES from the coding sequence ATGAACCTGAGCAATGCCGGGGCCGGTCACACGCCGCGCCTCGTAATTCTGATCTCCGGCAGTGGCAGCAATATGCTGGCCATTGCCGAAGCCATCAGTGCCGGCCAGATTGATGCCGATATTGCCGGCGTTATCTGCAACCGCCCGGATGCCGCCGGCGTGCAGAAAGCCCGCGACCGCGGTCTGCCAACGCTGGTTATCGACCATAAAGAGTACAGCAGCCGCGAAGCCTTTGACGCCGAACTGCGCCAGCAGATTGATGACTGCGAACCCGACCTGGTCATACTGGCCGGCTTTATGCGTATTCTTACCCCGGCATTTGTCGCCCATTACGAAGGCCGCCTGCTGAATATTCATCCGTCACTGCTACCCAAATATCAGGGCCTGAATACGCATCAGCGCGCTCTGGACGCCGGCGACAGCCAACATGGGGTCACCGTGCACTTTGTGACGGAAGTGCTGGATGACGGCCCGAATATTATTCAGGCCGTGGTGCCGGTGCAGCCCACTGATGACGCCACCAGCCTGCAACAACGGGTGCATGCCCAGGAACACATTATTTACCCCATTGCGGTGAAATGGTTTGTTGAAGGCCGCCTGAAAATGCAGGGTAAGCAGGCCATGCTGGACGGTAATCCCCTGCCTGCCAGTGGCTTAGCGCTGGAATCCTGA